CATGCAGCGCGGACTCGGAGCGCCCAAAGATTCCATTGAAATCGCCAGGATTTCTAATTAATTTATTTAACGCTCCTAATCCATACTTATCAACAATGAATTCTACGATCAAATACGAAAATTGAAAGCCTTTCATTGGCCCGAAATCCCAAGTATCGTTATTTAATTGTTCAAAAGTCGGGACAGCACCATTGGTGATTTCATCTGCAGTCGAGCTTTTAATGTATTCCTTGGTCATTTGCTTCGCTTCATAACCTCCAATGCCCTGACGCAGCCATTTGGGTGCAAGGGGGTTAATGTCCGTAATTAACCACATCGCAAACAAGTGAACTGTCGATTTAAGAATGGATTGATACGTATGCTCCGGTCCCGGATTCAAAGGAGAAACGATCTTTAATTTATTTTCCTTGAAAGTTCCCATGAACCAGTTAGGCGCATCTGCTTCCCCGACAGCTTGATGGAAAGTCGGAAGGTCCGGGTAAATTTCAATGACAATTTTTGTAGATGGATGGTGATTAAATTTGGACGAGATTGTTTCAACATTGTCCTTAAGCTCATTAAATAAATCATGGTGAACCTTCTTCGAACTGTCGTTCGTGTCGTTCGTTTCACTTTTGCTTACAATTGATATCATATCTTGAATAGACATTATGGCAATGTCACCCCATTCTTTTAATTCTCTTCTGAGTTTCTCAAGCGACCGGTATAACCTGTTCTTTACCGCACTCTCCCGCATTCCAACGATCTCGGAAATTTCCGATAATGTACAGTCAACAAAATAACGCAATGAAATAATCTGTTGGTCCAGCTCATTCAGTTTCTTCAATGCCGAACCTATATCAATACGAATTTCAACATACTTGGCAAAATCCACGGAAACAGACTGCGATTCGTAGCTTGTAAAATCATCACAGGGGGTTTCTTTTTTTCGTGATAAGCTTCGAAATTCGTTTTTGACTGTATTCTGGGCAATTTTGAAAATCCAAGTGAATAAACTGGCATTCTCTTTGAAAGTATGAATGTTTTCCATCACCTTTAAGAAGACCTTTTGCGTTAGATCATCCACCGCCATAGGATTTACTTTCAGCGAGAGATATTTGCGGATTCTATCGCGGTATTGATTATAGATAACTTCAAAATGATTGCTGCTTCCCTGTTTATCCGGATAAACAGGGCTTTCGTCGTGAGCTCCAGACATTGTAAGAACCTCCTGTTGACCTTACATACAATTAGACACCGCAGGGAAGTAAAAAGCCACATGCAGGCAGAAAATTTGTTTCAGTGAAAGGATTGCCGGCAGTAATCTTTTATGTAGAAATGGAAGCATTTTCAGCCAATTTTCAGATAGAATTCAGATCATTTTCAGGACCCGGATTTACACTACGTAGTGTCGATTGTTGTCGACAGAGAGAAAATACATACATATGACGGGGTGCTGCTGATGCGATTTACGATTGGAAGAAAGCTGTCGTTCGGATTTTTGGCCATTTTTATACTCATGGGTGCAGTCGGATCGATCTCGATAGCAAAAATGACCGTGATGGGGGAACAGGCCAAGGTTATTAATAACACATTTATGCCGGGCGTAAAGCTTCTCGGCAGTATAGAAGCGAATTTTCTGGATATACAGCGGCTTGCACTAGGGCTAGTCCTCGTGAAGGACACTTCGGAGGCGGCAGGGCTCGAGACCCGAATCAATACCGCTATGGACGAGTTACATAAAAATCAGCAAGCTTATGAGGCTCTTATCTCTACTGACGAGGAACGGAATCTCTATCAAAATTTTGTCACCAGCGGGAAGGAATCGTTAGATATGCTCGCCCCGCTGATGAAAGCCGGTAAGGCCATTGACTTAACAACCGCCCAGACAATCATCGGCGAAATGAAGACACCTCTTAACAATGCCCTCGACAGCCTCACCAAGAGCATAAATTATTTGGCGCAGAAGTCTGCAGAAGCGACAGATACTTCCGTACAGCTGTATGAATCAGGCAGACGTGACGGCATCATTTGGAGCTTATTCGCTCTAGCCGTTGGGATCGTGATTGCCTTTATTCTAACGCGGTTGATCGCTGGACCAATGGTAATAATGGCCGGAGCAGCCCGGCGGATCGCCTCGGGGGATTTGACAGCAGATGAGATCCAGGTCGGAAACCGGGATGAAATCGGGGAGCTCGCGGGTTCTTTTAATGAAATGAAGAGAAGTCTTCGCAGCTTGATTAGCGAGGTGGGGGTAAGTGCGCAGCAGGTGGCCGCTTCCTCAGAGGAATTGACAGCCGGCTCCGAGCAAATCAGAGGCGCAACCGAGCAGATTGCTCTGACAATGGAGAAGGTCGCCGCCGGGACGGAGAAACAGTCGCGCAGTGTAGAAGAGAATGTGCATGCGATTAACGAGCTGTCTGCCGGCATTCACCATATTGCCGCCAATGCTGAGAGCGTTACATCCGCTGCGGTTCTGGCAGCTGCAATAGCTTCGGAGGGGAATCTGACGATCCGGAAGACCGTTGACCAGATGAATTCCATTAACAGCACCGTAGGCGGCTTGGCCCAAGCGGTGAAAGGGCTCGGTGAACGTTCGCTGGAAATCGGCAAAATCGTAGAGGTAATTGCAGGGATTGCGACTCAGACCAATCTCCTCGCTTTGAATGCCTCGATTGAAGCGGCAAGAGCGGGAGAGCATGGAAGTGGTTTCGCCGTAGTGGCGAGTGAAGTGCGTAAGCTGGCGGAACAATCCAGGATGTCCTCCGGGCAGATTGCGCAATTGATCGCGGCCATTCAAGACGAGACGATCCACACTGCAAGGTTAATGGAAGCCGGACAGCAAGAAGTTGAAGAAGGTATCCATGCGGTAATAGTTGCCGGAAGTACATTTGAACGTATTCAGCAGTCCGTAAACAACGTGACGAATCAGATTCAGGAGGTTTCGGCCGCCTCCGAGCAAATGTCCGCCAGTACGGCTCAAGTGGTCCATTCAACCGATATTATTTGGGATATCGCGGAAACGACATCAT
This is a stretch of genomic DNA from Paenibacillus sp. sptzw28. It encodes these proteins:
- a CDS encoding RNA polymerase sigma factor, which codes for MSGAHDESPVYPDKQGSSNHFEVIYNQYRDRIRKYLSLKVNPMAVDDLTQKVFLKVMENIHTFKENASLFTWIFKIAQNTVKNEFRSLSRKKETPCDDFTSYESQSVSVDFAKYVEIRIDIGSALKKLNELDQQIISLRYFVDCTLSEISEIVGMRESAVKNRLYRSLEKLRRELKEWGDIAIMSIQDMISIVSKSETNDTNDSSKKVHHDLFNELKDNVETISSKFNHHPSTKIVIEIYPDLPTFHQAVGEADAPNWFMGTFKENKLKIVSPLNPGPEHTYQSILKSTVHLFAMWLITDINPLAPKWLRQGIGGYEAKQMTKEYIKSSTADEITNGAVPTFEQLNNDTWDFGPMKGFQFSYLIVEFIVDKYGLGALNKLIRNPGDFNGIFGRSESALHEQWTLHLRNH
- a CDS encoding methyl-accepting chemotaxis protein, coding for MSIVVDREKIHTYDGVLLMRFTIGRKLSFGFLAIFILMGAVGSISIAKMTVMGEQAKVINNTFMPGVKLLGSIEANFLDIQRLALGLVLVKDTSEAAGLETRINTAMDELHKNQQAYEALISTDEERNLYQNFVTSGKESLDMLAPLMKAGKAIDLTTAQTIIGEMKTPLNNALDSLTKSINYLAQKSAEATDTSVQLYESGRRDGIIWSLFALAVGIVIAFILTRLIAGPMVIMAGAARRIASGDLTADEIQVGNRDEIGELAGSFNEMKRSLRSLISEVGVSAQQVAASSEELTAGSEQIRGATEQIALTMEKVAAGTEKQSRSVEENVHAINELSAGIHHIAANAESVTSAAVLAAAIASEGNLTIRKTVDQMNSINSTVGGLAQAVKGLGERSLEIGKIVEVIAGIATQTNLLALNASIEAARAGEHGSGFAVVASEVRKLAEQSRMSSGQIAQLIAAIQDETIHTARLMEAGQQEVEEGIHAVIVAGSTFERIQQSVNNVTNQIQEVSAASEQMSASTAQVVHSTDIIWDIAETTSSGTQQVSTAVEEQLASMEEITASAAALAEMSEELQSLIRRFKV